The nucleotide sequence TCCCAATACATTTTGTTTACTCGGCTGAAGGGCATGATGGCAACCTTGCACCCCATCCCTTTCCATGTACCCGTCAGCCTGATTTGCAATTTAATCTTCACAAGTGACAGGCCACTGTCCTCCACTACTCACACTTCTGATTACAAAAAAACAGAAACCTAAATTGTGTGCCATTAAAATACTGGTATTCTatgaaaaatatttcaaatagaaTACAGTATTCTAATATTGTATGTAATTTAATACTGAATCTCTTACATATTTTTCCTTCTCCAACATCAAGAATCACGTTAGGAGTGCTTGGCTGTGAATACTTTTTGAGTAAAAAGAATATTGCTGATTCTTGCTTATACACAAGGATCTTcgtctgagatttttttttttttaaaaaggagaccgATTCCAGACTAACAGCAATCCATCTATCAATCTTTATTGCAGTCAAagacagcacaatcctaatcaTGCCTTCTCTGAAGTAAGTGCTATTGAATTCAATGTAGTTTACTCATGTGGAAGTGGGATTAGGATTACAGCCATTCCATTTTAGATACCCATGTAATGTTTAAGATAACAAGCACACCAGCCTGAAGTCTAAGACTCTCAAGCCTGCActgttttaagaaaagaaaacagcaaagaaaaagggggaaattactcctgcattaaaaatgcatctgaATATCCCTCCATCTGTTCCATAGGCAATCCACATTGAAACATTGGTTAAGAAAAGGAAGCTGCTCTTCCTCTTGGTCATTTCTGGCAGTTGGCAGaccatgaaactcttaatctcagggtcatgggttcaagccccatgttcggcaaaagattcctatactgtaggggattggactagatgatgaagaagaagagtttgtatttgatatcctgcttttcactacccaaaggagtctcaaagcggctaacattctcctttcccttcctcccccacaacaaacactctgaggtgagtggggctgagagacttcagagaagtgtgattagcccaaggtcacccagcagctgcatgtggaggagcggagacacgaacccggttccccagattacgaatccaccactcttaaccactacaccacactggctcatggtcccttccaactctagttttatgattctaagaaaaagggaaaaaatcatTGCTAAATAAGACATTGAAAAGGGAATAACACATTACCACCAATGAAACAAAATATATGAAATGAACCTGAGAGTCACACATGAACTTTAGGAAAAGAACTGGCATGCATCCTAGTATATTCTATTAGCAAACATAATGGCTGCCACCATTGCTTACATATAATTAGGTACCAGACAAAGTAAATAATGGGGAAAATAACAGTGCTGCAATTAAGGGGGGGGAACGCTTTAATGCCTCATaggttcaaaaaataataatacatgaaaTGGCATTGTATGGAATGCTGAGCAATAGCTGAATACATATTAAAAGCAATGTTTAAACATCAAAATTGTAATTCTAATAATCTGGTCTGGGCAGCTGATGTTCTCACTAGGTATTTATCAGAAACAAAGAACCATATAAATCTAACAATGCTCCAAATGTGCCCCAGCATGTTCAACAATTCAGGTACAAAACTGAAAGCTTAGCTACTGCAATCTATCTTGCATGGAATTCACATTCACAgactttcttcttcattttgccATTTTTGATTCTTCCTTTAGACCTGGAAGAACACACAgaatcccccaaagaatcccaggaaccgTAGgtctgttaaggatgctgggaactgcagctctgtgagggggtaaacCTTGTCTCTTCCCTCCTCTTGCAGAACTCTTGAGGGAAAGTTCTGGTTGTGTGAACATATTTGTCTGGCAACATCAAAAGTACAGATTTATCATATATACAGAAATCCCTCAAGCTTTAACTTTTTAGAAAGAAATTTACAAAGTATACAAAAAAATAGTACAACCTACATCACAAACCAGTGACTTTACAAAAGGTAACAATTTACAACACATTCGGTACACCATAATGTCTTCAATAAGTTCATTTCACAGTAGTCCTATTAAGATATTTGGAAATAACGGTACAAGATCAACTGGTTAAAATGTTGGGTTGATACCCAACAACCAAAAAATTTTAATAGTTGCAAACACAGGATATTGGAAAATAGGAAAACAGTGTTCCACTGATCATCTGTGTAGCTCAAAACAAAAATACGTTCTAAAGTAGTCAGCTTCATAACTGTTGCCTCAAAATTATGCAGATAATTTTTAAgaaggcaatatatatatatatagagagagagagagagagagaatgcaagcgagcaaaaaaaaaagagtagcAAATAATAAGTCTGATGGGTTAATTATTGGAACCTCTAAAAGCATATTCTTTTCATACTCACAAAATTCACCTTCAATGCGATAGCAAGCTTTGAATGAGGGTGAAATTGTGATCTGAGAAAAAACTTTGCCTGCACCACAGAGCTGCCAGGCTCTTTCTCTAGCTGAAGTGGGAACAATAGTAGCTCCCATCACACCAAAATTCCCATAACTGAATAGACAAACATAGGGCAAATGTGTGACAGTGGAGTTCCTGCACACTGGAAGTATACTGGTACACCATGGGAAATAATGACCTGTAGGAAACCACTGGCACAAGAAAAAGTAAATCCAGAGTTCTAATTTACAGTATTCAAtctgaattattggggggggggagggggagaacaattTGCAGTTTAAGGATAATTTATCATTTGGTATGATAATTAAATTAAAGTTGCTCAAATTTCAAAGACCACACACACAGGGTGTTTTCTAAACACATATAATAAAAGGATATTTCAAATAAGTGGAAAATCATATGAAACGGCTTTTGCCAATCTAATCTTCTATAAAATGTCTTATGTGTTTGTATTTGGTCTAATGTAAAATACAATTTGTATAGGTTTTCCCAGGACAGGATTTCGTCGAGTATTTTCAGCTGCAGCATTCTACCACTTTGCCTCATTGTCCCATGGCTTTGTCTCTAAGTAATGAAGTTACAAGTTCTAAACCAAAGCAATGTCTGCTTCCTAAAACACTATGGAATGTTAATGTCTTTTCAGTTCATACAGCAGTTAATGCCTCTTATACCCAACAATTTATTAGTAAGAGTAGTTTTCCACTGATGACCCTTCAACTCTATTTCTTAGCCTATCATTCGTTTCCAGAGAAAGCCGCTGAAGATCCTTCCTAATATCTGGATGATCTTCTAAATCTTCATATAGTGACCGAACAATGTCTAATTTCCTGTAGTCCACTGGTTTTACTAAAGCACGGACAACTTGGAGACATCTTTCCTTCAGAGTGTACACTGCAGAGAGATAGGAAAGTGAGATTTTAAATGTCATGCTGAAGATATTGAGGCATGGATCATGAATACCTGAATACCATAATGTTTTGCTAAtcagtaagaaaaagaaatacaattcATGTTTTTCTTAATCTGatagatcagagatggggaaactgtggccctacatatgtcactggactacagctcccatcttcactgatcactggccatgccagctggggctaaTGGTAACTGtactccaataacatctggaaagccTAGTCCTGTACTATACAAACATGAAGCATTATGAAGGCACAGAATTATACAAGTAACTTTTAATAGCAGCAACTGGAATACATCGCTTGAGAAACATCACTTTTTAATTTCTGAAATGCCCCATTACTGGCTTTTCTTATGGTTAAGATCAAATGATTTGTAACCAGACAGAATTGGGAGCATCTTAAATGAACCTTCGGTAGGTGGGAAGGACTGTTTTGAGGGTGTCACACTGCTATAAGTAAACATAATCAGACATTTTACTTTATTACTATTTAGTCAAATGGGACTCTGACTATAATTGCACGATATTATTCACAGTGTAAGGAGATAAAGACATTAGTATTataattggattatttttacctGGTAGTGTAATATTTGCAAATACAGGCTGCCCATTCATATTGCGGGTAGCCACAAACAGCTCTGCTTGGTTGACAAGAAGACTATCATCTGTCCCAGCATCTCTAAACAGCCAAAGATGTTCTAGAAAACAAATCACAAATGAAATTAGGGCCTTGATAAGAACCTTGGTAaactggatgtggtaaaaaatgagatggcaagaataaacattgacatcctaggcatcagtgaactaaaatggacaggaaatTAGGGCATAAGagcataaaaagagccctgctgaatctggcaaaatgcccatctagtccagcattctgttctctcagtggccaaccagatgcccatgataAGCCAGAaatgaagggtagtatagaaatttaataaacaaattttaaaaacaaaccaataagcaGGATCTGGGCTCAACAGCTCAGCAATGTTTACAGACTGATTCCAAATGGTATGCAACTACTGATGAGTCGAATGCGGTTCACTGAAACTTATGTCTGTAAATGAAAGTTGCAAAAAGAATGCAGGAAAGGCTATACTGGgtttaaagaacaacaaatgaGCAGCTGCACAGGAATACAGTATTTcttatcaaacaaacaaacaaataatatactcaatctgactgggttgttcaagtcactctggtcagcttcccACTTAATATAAAAGCACAACTAAACACCAAgcataaaaaacttccccatacaggtctgcctccagatgtctaaggaaggtcatataattgttttatctctgacATATTTAGGGAATCGGTTCCACAGGGCGACTGTGACTACTGAACAGGCCTTTTGtgtggttctctgtaacttcacttcttgcatttagggaaccgccagaaagccctcggagctggatcttgGCGTCTGGAATGGACATGAGGTTGGAGACGCTCCATTAGGTATCCAGGGGTTGAGGCCGTTCAgagttttaaagaaaattttttaaaaaaactttccagtagcaccttagagaccaactaagtttgttcttggtatgagctttcgtgtgcatgcacacttcttcagatacaccaacactttgaattgtgctcggaaatgtactgggagccaatgcaggttcGCAGTCCCCAATCTGGCAACCGCATTCTGGATCAGTTGGAAGTTTCCGAATCCCCTTCACAGCTGCTCCCACAACTTTTCTCGGGCCGAAAGGAGGTCTTCAGAGATCCACCCAACTGTGCTGCTCTGTACACAGGAGCGGCCATCCAAACCACTGCCTTCGAGGCAGTCCAACCCTCCTTCTCCACAGAGGCAACCTGGCCAAACCACCCCACTctggtgccccccctcccccaattcctgCATCTGCCACATCACTTTCTAACCCTACTCCGGGCTCTTCCTCGCACGGCCGAGGCCCTTCTAACGTctgagggaagagggaaaagaagCCCGGCAGGGGCAGGTTTCGCTGTAAGGTTCGCGCCAGGAAGCTCCACCTGTTGAATATCTGCCCGCCCTTCAGGCACCGAAGCAGCGCAGTCCCTACGGAGCGCAAGGCGGAGATGCCTTCCTTAGCTGCCCCCGTCGCCCTTCTTCTCCCCGTTATAATACCCACCCAGGTAGCTGTGCATCCGTCGGCCAGTGCCGGGCTTCAGGCTCGGATAGGAGCGCGGCTTCCCCTCGAAGTCCAGCCAGACGGGGCTGACCAGGCGGGGGCTGCGGTTACAGAAAATGACCTGGCAAGGTTCCCGAGTGTTCACCGAGCGCAGGCGCCCCAAGGCCTCTCCTGCCCCTctctcctcgtcctcctccccgGGTTTCTGCGGCATCCTGACGATTCGGAACCACACGAAACGGCACCTCCGCCGCGCAGCCCAAGTGAAGCGGAGGCCTACCACGCCAGGCCTTGACGCGCGCAAGCAGCCATTGCTTTGTAGAGGCtgagggactggggggggggggcaaaccgaGCAACACTACGCATGCGCACCCTCAGCGGCCATTGTTTTGTGGGGGAGCCGGAGAGGCAGGCGCCGCCCCCAACCACCTCTTCTGGGCGCCTGCGCAGTTCGGCGTTTCGTTTGTTTAGGGGGCGGAAGGGTCTCTGTTGTGCCCTTAGCTTCATGCCAAGCCAGTTTATGGTGTGGTCATTTCATAATTAGCCATTTTGAAAATGGTAAATTgaagcttttctctctttttgcggggggtggggtggggtaaaacTTCCATTAAAACCGAtaagggaggggaagagattgGAGTGGGATTTTAACCTCAGGAAATAGAGAGTAGATACTGCTGGGGAAATTCGCGTGTCCTCAATGAGTCGCTCTATAATACTGTATAATGTGTGCGTGTCACAAGCAGAACGTGGATATGCAAATACGGCTTCAGGCGCATTGTATGACCTCTTTTCGAGAAGTACAACAATCCATTGATTTCGAGCACATAGTGATGGTATCCCATTTAGCTAAGGAGATTTGTATGACGATATTGGCAGCGTCCTACAGTGTTGCCTTATAAATCTCCATTAAATTCAAtagtgcttactcccaggtcagtgaGTATAGCCCAGTATCCCACTTACCACAGCAGTCAACAACATGCCCCAACGAGGATGCTGCCTCCAATCCTGGAAGTGGCATATAATCGTCATGGTTAGCAGCCATTAATaaccttatccttcatgaatttgacTAAATCTCCTTTTAGGATTCCTAGATTTCATATAAGCAGCTGAAGCTGAGACTTAATTGTCCTTGTTGGCCTGGTGATGGACTGGAGAAACCTTTATTGTATCCACTACAGTAAAGGTTTATTCTTCCTTGATGTTCTGTTTATTTCAGGCATTTGTTTATTGTCCCGTTCTGATAAAGctttttggaaataaaaaaattggactttttgcagtaagaaaAGTGACATAAAATGCACTATAAAGTGGGAAGTAGCAATCATAGGTCTAGGATGGGGAGTTGTATAATCTCTGCACAAGCAGATAGCATGGATGTGCAATTAACAATACTGTAGAATATaacttgtgcaaacaaatcataaTGTATAAGCAGGCTGTTTGGAGAAGGGTTGGGTTAAAGTCTCTCtcagagtgcaatcctatgcatcatGGGGTCTTGTTGTTGgttagtcattcagtcatgtccgactcttcgtgaccccatggaccagagcacggggTCTTAGTACCCTATATGTCACCAAGACCAGACAGTATTAGTTCAGAATCTTGCTgcaggctttttgtgtgtgtgtgtgtgtgtgtgcattattcTCTGTGAAACATGGTTGCAGTTCTTTGATGACCACTTTAACCTTTATTGATAGTGGGGCAAATATATCTAAAAAGGTAGGATAATTCCAAGATGATAATTTTCAATTTACATAACATTTTCATAGTTTCAGGCCTAAATTTAGCAGAATTGCCTGCTGTTGTAACAGCACTTCCTTGTTCTGCTATAGAGGCCTCTCGGTAGAGGTGGATGATTTAGTAGCACCCAATCATTGTTCTTCTTTAAACTAGAAGTGGATTAGCAGCTGTTCTTCCAAATCCAAATCCATGTGATCTACCCCATTTCCCACAGGTGCAAATGTTGAGGTGGGTTGAATTTTCATTGGGACCATGCTGCCCCTTTGTCCATTCCCAATCatgatcccccctccccccatttcaaGATAGGGAGAGTGCtgatgtgctcaggtcctgcttacagacTTTCCATTGGCATccttttggccactgtgagaacaggatgctggagtagatcctggcctgatccagcagggctactCGCATGTTCCAAAAATCTTTAAAAGCAACGTTATTTGGAAAGGTAATGCTAATTACACAGAGTTGATTCCTGGAGGGAGCAGGGAGATACTCAGAAGGAAatgactagagcagtgtttttcaaccactgttccgcggcacactagtgtgccgcgagatgttgcctggtgtgccgtgggaaaaaattgtttatttgattcctttcaagagaattactttatatatagtcaatataggcacagagttaattttttttaacattttctaatggtggtgtgcctcgtgatttttttcatgaaacaagtgtgcctttgcccaaaaaaggttgaaaaacactggactagagcaTACTAGCAACTAGCAGCCTGTATAGTCAGAATTTCAGAAATGTGATGGGTCATCTACACCTGTGGAAACCAGCTATTGTGGGTTGCTatgggtattttaaaaataaaacattgtatTTCCCAAGTCTGATTAGGGAAGATGTTGGAGCAGAACATTATGGTGGCTACGTCATGTGGATGCCTGCACATTTTTACAGGGTAAAAAGTGAACAAAGCCTGGCAGTTCTGCAGTAAATGGGGAAGTAGCCTCCAAAGCCTGTTTTAACAGCAATAAGCTTGGCAATGAAGAAATGAAGGGATCCTGTTTGTATGGAAATAGAATGAATTAATCTGGATGCTATTAACAATGAGGTATGTGGGTGGGaagtgttaaattgctgttttagggtttgtttttaaaagtctggaacggattaatccattttgcattactttctatgggaaagcacaccttggttttagaatgcCAACTTTAAAACCTGTTTTTAGCACTGAAGTTTGGTTGGTGATTCATATGTATAATTGGTATAAATTAATCAGTTTCCCCCCCATCTGTGTACACAGTGCTTTTGGAAATTAATCTATATCCAATTGTAAGAATGACATGCTATTTGCTTTTTCATTTCAGTCAAATCTTCTGCATAGATTTTAAAAGGcatccaaatgcagcaattctttgCTTGCTTTACAGAGCATCATACTGTGTTACTGGGTATTTTTTGCTAAAACatgtttttatttactttttttgctTCAAAACAGAGTTTGATTTGTAAAGGACTTTAGTTTCAAgatttattgaaattaatggaacttgcATAAGCAAACAGTGTGCTGAGATCAGAATTCACAACAAAGGAAATCCCCTGAATTCAGGCTGGAATTCTGTGTATGCTTACGTGGGAGGAAAAGGAATTTACATCTGAGTATATATGCACAGGGTTGCACTTTAAATGTGGGGCAAGTACAAATGACTAGGTACCAAATGGTAATTGATCCCATAACATAGGCATAACCACTTTGGAAGTCAGTCAGTACGGTAAGTATTGCCCCTGATAAATTAGGAGAATTTTGCCACAAGTCAAAAACCTgaacaaacaggaaaaaaattcaCTACGTGGTAGCAATTGGACGACACAGAAGACTGGTTTACGAAGATCCAGAACATACGAAACATTTACCATATGATGATCTATCctgggtttgtttttcctttaaaaataacagcagcagagaTCATTGTAATCTGGATTGAgattttaatatactgtatggGGAAGGAATATTAGACTCTTTCCCTGATCTATTGTCCTACCAAAATTTACCACTCTCCAAAGTGCTATTGCAGCAAATGCCATTTGTCAGCGCATATATTAGCTTTAGGGAGGTATTGAAAAATAGTTCaggaaatgctttggttttggaacagacgtccggaacggattaagtttgggaaccaaggtaccgctgtaccgtGGAATCTCCCTGCTGAGTACTGTGGGGAAAATCTTTGCCGTGGAGTTCTCAACAAATTACAGTTACTTGCTGACATGGTCTATCCCAAATCACAATGCAGCTTTAAAGATCAGAAGTCAACAGTTGACATGATTTTCTCACTGTGATAGCTGCAAGACAGTGCACCTCCAGCAGCaaaactggacgccttcatctgccccacctacaataaaacatgtctctatGGCCACAGCAGAGAAAGTATTGctccaaaagttgggtgcctcccctctctctgctgagtggttctttggagaactgagacatggcggagactgttgtagctttaggAAAGAGTACAGCAGGGTCCTTTCAAGAGGGACATGTTCCTCACAGCAGGGCATTCAGCCTTCCCAAGTTGGATTCCAGACTCTCCTCCTCAGCACCCCTTGCTCAAAGCCTCTTTTCCTGCCACCTCACACTCAGTTATCCTGGCCCCATAAAATGTGTAATAGGATAATTGAAGTGATAGAAtgtcaagtgggggggggggagtggaattctggtggagagagaagattggaggaggcttggaaagggagtttgaatgttgggggggggggaggcagttgagAGTGGGTTCTAGAAGGGGGGCACTTGGTGGAAGACCTGAAGCTGGGCAGGTCAGCTATTCAGCTTAGGATCAATAGTCCAGTCACCATTGCCCAGGACATGTGGCCGTTCCCTGACGAGAAGAGGGGCTCTGCCAGCTGCCCGGGAACAGAATTCCCTCAGTTTAGGAGAGCCACGGAGCTAGGGCTTGGCTTGTATTGCTAAGGCCCAGGTGCCTTACACCACCCCCTCCAATTACTTGGAAAGCTGCTTTACAGACCTGGGCTATACCTGATTATCGTATTCCCAAGCAACTTAAaaatgtaatgctggtggtcaacaaaataggtttaaagactcaaggcaaatctaaaagaaatgtagtataaacattcGGGAATggctggcctgcgagcactccaattggagaacagcctttaccaaaggtgtcatggactttgaagacgctcaaaatcaggacaaaagggagaaacatgctcaGAAACATGCACGTTcagcaaaccctcactgtgatcgaCTCCTgccaggaaacctatgtccccactgtggaaggatgtgtggacccagaattggcctccacagtccattatggactcactgttaagatcgtgttcatggaagacaatcttactcggctatgtgTGATTGCTAAAGATGATAGAAATTGGGGGAGCTGCAGCCTTTTTAATGGACATGGACTTAATGGAAAATCCTCATGGGAAGATGCCTTACATGTTCATGCTCCCCCAACATCTGGTTGGTCCAACACTTCCACCGTCGTGCTCCCCAAAAGGCAGCACCCATCCGGCAGGTGGAGGTGcaacttggggagggggatagTGTCATGGggcaggagtcagcttcacctgctgaacagcagcctcaagggggagaagggggagtgACTTCACCTGCAGCTTCAAAGACTCCAAGGAGAAATTgctgagaaccagctggcttcagccttcttaagcagagctccCAGCAGCGGGCAGAGAAGGCAAGAAAACTGCttgttactttttctttttaacaatctTTATCACAATATATTATTTAATCTTTGGCATAGCAAAAGCAACCAGTTCCTCCAATTTCTTTATTGAGTTTTAACATATGCCAGTGATGCCCTTCTCCTCTTGTCAGACTGGCACATTCAGACAGCATGCGTGACATCCCAGAAGACATGCAAGGCACTGAGCAGCATGGATTCCTCCGGCAACTTGGAAGGACTTTACAATCCAGAAAGGAAAGACTGGAATGCCATGGATGATAGAGTCTCACTCTTGTCCATCAGCTTGGGTATTggctgtgacggattggccctagggtggaggagttattacctcctggctcagaaggagttaatccaccttcatcttgactgacagttcatcctttgggggcggggtggcccccccctttaaaaggagggaacagctgttttgacagtggagaagagggagggtgtgtgtgtgtggagacagggaagaagaagggtgtgggg is from Lacerta agilis isolate rLacAgi1 chromosome 2, rLacAgi1.pri, whole genome shotgun sequence and encodes:
- the VHL gene encoding von Hippel-Lindau disease tumor suppressor; this encodes MPQKPGEEDEERGAGEALGRLRSVNTREPCQVIFCNRSPRLVSPVWLDFEGKPRSYPSLKPGTGRRMHSYLEHLWLFRDAGTDDSLLVNQAELFVATRNMNGQPVFANITLPVYTLKERCLQVVRALVKPVDYRKLDIVRSLYEDLEDHPDIRKDLQRLSLETNDRLRNRVEGSSVENYSY